A single Pseudomonas sp. DC1.2 DNA region contains:
- a CDS encoding cupin domain-containing protein — protein sequence MNIQDVVDFSQATTQPDRYRPDPAKVMKGDPEQTVYNHYNSPCGQMSAGVWEGEVGQWLVNYTEHEYCEIVQGVSVLRDSDGNSKTVRAGDRFVIPAGFRGTWEVLEACRKIYVVFEQKA from the coding sequence ATGAACATCCAGGACGTCGTCGATTTCAGCCAGGCCACCACCCAGCCCGATCGCTATCGGCCAGACCCGGCGAAAGTCATGAAGGGCGACCCCGAGCAAACGGTTTACAACCATTACAACAGCCCCTGCGGCCAGATGAGCGCCGGCGTTTGGGAAGGCGAAGTTGGCCAGTGGCTGGTGAACTATACCGAGCATGAATACTGCGAAATCGTTCAAGGCGTTTCAGTGCTGCGCGATAGCGATGGCAACAGCAAAACCGTGCGCGCGGGCGATCGCTTCGTCATCCCGGCCGGGTTCCGGGGGACGTGGGAAGTCCTGGAGGCGTGTCGCAAAATCTATGTGGTGTTTGAACAGAAGGCTTGA
- a CDS encoding PLP-dependent aminotransferase family protein, protein MTLYVNLAELLGTRIEQGFYRPGDRLPSVRALSVEHGVSLSTVQQAYRVLEDGGLAIPKPKSGYFVPVGRELPELPAIGRPAQRPVDISQWDQVLELIRAVPRKDVVQLGRGMPDITTPTLKPLLRGLAQISRRQDMPGLYYDNIHGTLELREQIARLMLDSGCQLSANDLVITTGCHEALSTSIRSICEPGDIVAVDSPSFHGAMQTLKGLGMKALEIPTDPITGISLDALELALEQWPIKAIQLTPNCNNPLGYIMPQARKRALLSLAQRFDVAIIEDDVYGELAYTYPRPRTIKSFDEDGRVLLCSSFSKTLAPGLRIGWVAPGRYLERVLHMKYISTGSTAPQPQIAIAEFLKAGHFEPHLRRVRTQYQRNRDVMIDWITRYFPAGTRASRPQGSFMLWVELPEEFDTLKLNRALHDQGVQIAVGSIFSASGKYRNCLRMNYAAKPTAQIEDAVRKVGAAAIKLLADTPERG, encoded by the coding sequence ATGACCCTTTACGTCAATCTCGCCGAATTGCTCGGCACACGTATCGAACAAGGCTTCTATCGCCCTGGCGACCGGTTGCCCTCGGTACGAGCATTGAGCGTTGAACACGGGGTCAGCCTGAGCACGGTGCAACAGGCCTATCGGGTGCTGGAAGACGGCGGATTGGCGATCCCCAAACCCAAGTCAGGCTATTTCGTACCGGTGGGTCGTGAACTGCCTGAACTGCCAGCGATTGGCCGTCCTGCGCAACGTCCGGTGGACATTTCCCAGTGGGACCAGGTCCTGGAACTGATTCGCGCGGTGCCGCGCAAAGACGTGGTGCAACTGGGACGCGGCATGCCGGACATCACGACGCCGACCCTGAAGCCGTTGCTGCGCGGGCTGGCACAGATCAGCCGACGCCAGGACATGCCGGGGCTGTATTACGACAATATCCACGGCACCCTGGAACTGCGCGAACAGATCGCTCGCCTGATGCTCGACTCCGGCTGCCAGTTGAGCGCCAACGATTTGGTGATAACCACCGGTTGCCACGAGGCGCTGTCCACCAGCATCCGCTCCATTTGCGAGCCCGGCGACATTGTCGCGGTGGATTCGCCGAGCTTTCACGGCGCCATGCAAACCCTTAAGGGCCTGGGCATGAAAGCCCTGGAAATCCCAACTGACCCGATCACCGGCATCAGCCTTGATGCGCTGGAACTGGCCCTGGAACAATGGCCAATCAAGGCCATACAGTTGACCCCCAACTGCAACAATCCTTTGGGCTACATCATGCCGCAGGCGCGCAAACGAGCCTTGCTGAGCCTCGCACAGCGATTCGACGTGGCGATTATCGAGGACGATGTGTATGGCGAACTGGCCTACACGTACCCGCGCCCCCGCACGATCAAATCCTTCGATGAGGACGGCCGCGTCCTGCTGTGCAGTTCTTTTTCCAAAACACTGGCGCCGGGGCTGCGCATTGGCTGGGTAGCACCGGGCCGCTATCTGGAACGGGTGCTGCACATGAAATACATCAGCACCGGCTCCACCGCGCCACAACCACAGATCGCTATCGCCGAATTTCTCAAAGCCGGGCACTTCGAACCTCATTTGCGGCGGGTGCGCACACAATACCAGCGCAATCGCGACGTGATGATCGACTGGATCACCCGTTATTTCCCTGCCGGCACCCGCGCCAGTCGCCCACAGGGCAGCTTTATGCTGTGGGTCGAGCTGCCGGAAGAATTCGACACCTTGAAACTGAATCGAGCACTGCACGATCAAGGCGTACAGATTGCTGTCGGCAGCATTTTTTCGGCCTCGGGCAAGTACCGCAATTGCTTGCGGATGAACTACGCCGCCAAACCGACTGCGCAGATTGAGGACGCGGTACGCAAAGTGGGCGCGGCCGCCATCAAGTTGCTGGCAGACACTCCCGAGCGGGGCTGA
- the rpmB gene encoding 50S ribosomal protein L28 — MSRVCQVTGKGPVTGNNISHANNKTRRRFLPNLQHHRFWVEEEKRFVRLRVSAKGMRIIDKRGITVVLAEMRRAGKI; from the coding sequence ATGTCGAGAGTATGTCAAGTTACCGGTAAGGGTCCGGTGACTGGGAATAACATTTCCCACGCAAACAACAAAACCCGTCGTCGTTTCCTGCCGAACCTGCAGCATCACCGCTTCTGGGTTGAAGAAGAGAAACGTTTCGTGCGTCTGCGCGTATCTGCCAAAGGCATGCGTATCATCGACAAGCGTGGCATCACTGTCGTGCTGGCCGAAATGCGCCGCGCTGGCAAGATCTAA
- a CDS encoding aldehyde dehydrogenase, which translates to MTTLTRADWEQRARDLKIEGRAYINGEYTDAVSNETFECISPVDGRLLGKISSCDAADAQRAVENARATFNSGAWSRLAPTKRKATMIRFAGLLKQHAEELALLETLDMGKPISDSLNIDVPGAAQALSWSGEAIDKIYDEVAATPHDQLGLVTREPVGVVAAIVPWNFPLMMACWKLGPALSTGNSVILKPSEKSPLTAIRIAALAVEAGIPKGVLNVLPGYGHTVGKALALHNDVDTLVFTGSTKIAKQLLIYSGESNMKRVWLEAGGKSPNIVFADAPDLQAAAESAASAIAFNQGEVCTAGSRLLVERSIKDTFLPLVIAALKTWKPGNPLDPATNVGALVDTQQMNTVLSYIESGHTDGAKLVAGGKRILQETGGTYVEPTIFDGVSNAMKIAQEEIFGPVLSVLTFDTAEEAIQIANDTPYGLAAAVWTKDISKAHLTAKALRAGSVWVNQYDGGDMTAPFGGFKQSGNGRDKSLHAFDKYTELKATWIKL; encoded by the coding sequence ATGACCACCCTGACTCGTGCCGACTGGGAACAACGTGCTCGCGATCTGAAGATCGAAGGCCGCGCTTACATCAATGGCGAATACACCGATGCCGTCTCCAACGAGACCTTCGAGTGCATCAGCCCGGTCGATGGCCGTCTGCTGGGCAAGATTTCCAGCTGTGATGCCGCCGACGCCCAGCGCGCCGTGGAAAACGCTCGCGCTACCTTCAATTCCGGTGCCTGGTCGCGCTTGGCGCCGACCAAACGCAAAGCCACCATGATTCGTTTTGCCGGCCTGCTGAAACAGCACGCTGAAGAGCTGGCCCTGCTTGAAACCCTGGACATGGGCAAGCCGATCAGCGACTCCCTGAACATCGACGTCCCTGGCGCTGCGCAAGCCTTGAGCTGGAGCGGCGAAGCCATCGACAAGATCTACGATGAAGTGGCCGCTACACCGCACGACCAACTGGGTTTGGTGACTCGTGAGCCGGTCGGCGTGGTCGCTGCCATCGTGCCGTGGAACTTCCCGTTGATGATGGCCTGCTGGAAGCTCGGCCCGGCGTTGTCCACCGGTAATTCGGTGATCCTGAAACCGTCCGAAAAATCCCCGCTGACTGCCATCCGCATCGCCGCACTGGCCGTTGAAGCCGGTATTCCGAAAGGTGTGCTGAACGTGCTGCCGGGCTACGGACATACCGTCGGCAAGGCCTTGGCCCTGCATAACGACGTCGACACGCTGGTGTTCACCGGGTCGACCAAGATTGCCAAGCAACTGCTGATCTACTCCGGCGAGTCAAACATGAAGCGCGTCTGGCTCGAAGCCGGCGGCAAGAGCCCGAACATCGTGTTTGCCGATGCGCCGGACCTACAAGCGGCGGCGGAGTCGGCGGCCAGTGCTATCGCTTTCAACCAGGGCGAAGTCTGCACCGCTGGCTCGCGCCTGCTGGTCGAGCGCTCGATCAAGGACACCTTCTTGCCGCTGGTGATCGCTGCCCTGAAAACCTGGAAGCCAGGTAACCCCCTGGACCCGGCGACCAACGTCGGCGCCTTGGTGGACACTCAACAGATGAACACGGTGCTGTCCTACATTGAATCCGGTCACACCGACGGCGCCAAATTGGTCGCCGGTGGCAAGCGCATTCTTCAGGAAACCGGCGGGACTTACGTTGAACCGACGATTTTTGACGGCGTCAGTAATGCGATGAAAATCGCTCAGGAAGAGATCTTTGGCCCAGTGCTGTCGGTGCTTACGTTCGACACCGCCGAGGAAGCTATCCAGATCGCCAACGACACGCCTTACGGTCTCGCGGCGGCGGTGTGGACCAAGGACATCTCCAAGGCCCACCTGACGGCCAAAGCGTTGCGTGCGGGCAGCGTTTGGGTCAACCAGTACGACGGCGGTGACATGACCGCCCCGTTTGGTGGTTTCAAACAGTCCGGCAACGGTCGTGACAAATCGCTCCATGCATTTGACAAGTACACCGAGCTGAAGGCGACCTGGATCAAGTTGTAA
- a CDS encoding fimbria/pilus chaperone family protein, whose product MSPSQSLQVLGAFVALCLPFGSQCVLAAGMVPETPVVVVDQATGEATLNVRNTDDHPSLLYSVIEHIAEDDEPLLILSPPVARVEPGQSQQVRFILNSATPLKTERLKRVVFEGIAPRQDAEGARVTLGLRQNIPVILRPANLAVERTPWKLLNWVVTGKQLQVSNPSPYVVRLAKSVNLIPGGATVDLGRTYILPGEVLMLAASSTFGTHVQLFPATTYGFTVGSYDAPLSTQ is encoded by the coding sequence ATGTCCCCCTCTCAATCTTTACAGGTGCTTGGCGCCTTTGTAGCGCTGTGCCTGCCGTTTGGTAGCCAGTGCGTTTTGGCGGCTGGAATGGTCCCGGAAACACCTGTGGTCGTGGTTGATCAGGCCACGGGCGAAGCCACCCTGAATGTACGCAACACCGACGACCACCCATCGTTGCTCTACAGCGTGATCGAACACATTGCCGAGGACGACGAGCCGCTGCTGATTTTGTCACCCCCCGTGGCTCGGGTTGAGCCAGGTCAGAGCCAGCAGGTACGGTTCATCCTGAATAGCGCCACCCCGCTGAAAACCGAACGACTCAAACGTGTAGTTTTCGAGGGCATCGCACCTCGCCAAGACGCTGAAGGTGCTCGGGTCACCTTGGGGTTGCGGCAGAACATTCCGGTGATTCTGCGTCCGGCTAACCTGGCGGTGGAGCGCACGCCCTGGAAGCTCTTGAATTGGGTCGTGACTGGCAAGCAGCTTCAGGTGAGTAATCCCAGCCCTTATGTGGTGCGGTTGGCCAAGTCGGTAAATCTGATTCCTGGCGGCGCCACCGTAGATCTCGGGCGCACGTATATTCTGCCTGGCGAAGTCTTGATGCTCGCTGCATCGTCGACGTTTGGCACTCATGTGCAGCTGTTTCCTGCCACCACTTACGGCTTTACTGTCGGCAGCTACGACGCGCCGTTGAGCACTCAGTAA
- a CDS encoding fimbria/pilus outer membrane usher protein gives MSRDKLRYGCLLLMGVLQKAWSETLTEFDYEVLETRGIDPKVAEHFRTAPRFQAGASRVSLLVNGAPAGQVLVTFDGEGQLCIDANLLDQAGIAAPSGLLANAEKSQCLRVIDGLAGVQVRLDPGQQRVGLLVPTDQLLEQALQPRTWATGGMAGLFNYDALVVSSSNQGQSSQYRSLGSEVGFNAGGWVIRSRQNYTSFQGVERFETLYTQASRTWEPYAANVQLGQLNMSSTLFAGGPFTGLQITPETALDKRNGEGLGVGTVVEGLAYSPSRIEVRQSGVVIYTTLVPGGPFTLRDLPLISHQLDLEVTIFEEGGERRQWRVSPGNFRPANLGVAAGYGIAAGTIRRFADDQRETPSFFAISKDWRWWPQTQVTTGLLGANEYQSLGWGVQQALTQTTVVGVQQLSSRTSALGQGRELQVNFSTSLGPRLSASLTASQRNQAFRTLADTGATPDDIDLYGRAERQWGGAMSYSDREWGAFTGTFTRYASEGGKDRSRIGASWSRAFSEANLSLSIEREEGGDTRDAAGTGVYASLSVPLGRSRSLNTYVRHDDRRGQRSGARYNEQVSETLGYSLAAERNTAGQTDFNGRISALPRYTRVDVGYARTGAGSSSHDLTLRGGVALHEGGLTASPYALRDTFGVLKAGQQAGIKLSTPQGPVWTDAAGQAVAASLPAYQVSRLEIDTLSLPRNTAVLNGYQEIEAGRGAVPRIDFALSTARQVMLRVRTVDGKWVPKGVSVYDNQGQYLTTVVDAGVTYLADAPRQLELLLALPGERRCLLELQLLDPPATTAPYETVDAVCR, from the coding sequence ATGAGCCGTGACAAGCTTCGTTATGGCTGTTTGCTGCTGATGGGAGTGCTGCAAAAAGCCTGGAGCGAGACGCTGACCGAGTTCGATTACGAGGTGCTTGAAACCCGCGGAATCGACCCGAAAGTCGCTGAACACTTCCGCACTGCGCCACGTTTTCAAGCCGGAGCCAGTCGAGTCTCGCTGCTGGTCAACGGCGCGCCAGCGGGGCAAGTGCTGGTGACGTTTGATGGCGAGGGTCAGCTGTGTATCGATGCCAATCTGCTTGACCAAGCAGGCATTGCTGCGCCCTCCGGTTTGCTTGCCAACGCTGAAAAATCCCAGTGTCTACGCGTCATCGACGGTCTCGCCGGGGTCCAGGTGCGACTCGATCCTGGTCAGCAGCGCGTGGGGCTTTTAGTGCCCACCGATCAGTTGTTGGAGCAGGCGCTGCAACCACGTACTTGGGCCACGGGTGGTATGGCCGGGTTGTTCAACTATGACGCGTTGGTGGTGTCCAGTTCGAATCAGGGACAATCGAGCCAGTATCGAAGTCTTGGTAGCGAAGTTGGGTTTAACGCCGGTGGGTGGGTCATCCGCAGTCGGCAAAACTACACTTCATTTCAGGGCGTGGAGCGTTTCGAAACGCTCTACACCCAAGCTTCACGGACCTGGGAGCCTTATGCGGCGAATGTCCAACTGGGTCAGCTCAACATGAGCTCAACGCTGTTTGCCGGTGGGCCGTTCACTGGCCTCCAGATCACCCCCGAAACAGCGCTTGATAAGCGTAATGGCGAGGGACTCGGTGTCGGAACAGTCGTTGAGGGCTTGGCTTACTCGCCGTCGCGGATCGAGGTGCGTCAGAGTGGCGTGGTGATCTATACCACGCTGGTACCCGGTGGACCGTTCACGCTGCGTGATCTGCCACTCATCAGTCATCAATTGGACCTCGAGGTGACGATCTTCGAAGAGGGGGGCGAGCGTCGTCAGTGGCGGGTGTCACCGGGTAATTTTCGCCCTGCCAACCTTGGCGTGGCTGCGGGTTATGGGATTGCGGCCGGTACGATCCGCCGGTTTGCGGATGATCAGCGTGAGACACCCTCGTTCTTTGCGATCAGCAAGGATTGGCGGTGGTGGCCTCAGACGCAGGTGACCACCGGGTTGTTGGGCGCCAACGAGTACCAGTCTTTGGGTTGGGGTGTGCAACAGGCGTTGACGCAGACGACCGTAGTGGGTGTGCAACAGCTGAGTTCTCGCACGTCAGCCTTGGGCCAGGGGCGGGAGTTGCAGGTGAATTTCAGCACCTCGCTGGGACCGCGATTGTCCGCCAGCTTGACGGCCAGCCAGCGTAATCAGGCTTTTCGCACCCTGGCAGACACAGGCGCTACGCCCGACGATATCGACCTTTATGGTCGGGCTGAGCGTCAGTGGGGAGGTGCGATGAGCTACTCCGACAGAGAGTGGGGGGCGTTCACCGGCACGTTCACACGTTATGCCTCGGAGGGCGGTAAGGATCGCTCACGCATCGGCGCCTCTTGGTCGCGGGCGTTTAGCGAGGCCAACCTGTCATTGAGCATCGAACGTGAAGAGGGCGGCGATACCCGCGATGCAGCTGGCACTGGCGTCTATGCCTCATTGAGCGTGCCATTGGGGCGCAGCAGGAGTCTCAATACCTACGTGCGCCATGATGACCGACGCGGTCAGCGATCCGGCGCTCGCTACAACGAGCAGGTCAGCGAAACGCTGGGCTACAGCCTCGCCGCAGAAAGGAACACCGCTGGCCAGACAGATTTCAACGGACGGATCAGCGCATTGCCCCGATACACCCGCGTTGACGTGGGTTACGCACGCACGGGCGCCGGCTCCTCGAGTCACGACCTCACATTACGCGGCGGCGTGGCGCTGCATGAAGGGGGGCTGACGGCTTCGCCTTACGCGTTACGTGACACCTTTGGTGTGCTCAAGGCGGGCCAGCAGGCGGGCATTAAATTGAGCACGCCTCAAGGGCCGGTCTGGACCGATGCCGCTGGCCAAGCCGTGGCCGCCAGTTTGCCGGCCTATCAGGTCAGTCGGCTGGAAATCGACACGCTGAGCCTGCCGCGCAATACCGCGGTGCTCAACGGGTATCAAGAGATCGAAGCCGGACGCGGTGCGGTGCCGCGCATTGATTTCGCGCTGAGCACGGCGCGTCAGGTGATGTTGCGTGTCCGTACCGTCGACGGCAAATGGGTGCCCAAAGGCGTGTCTGTGTATGACAACCAAGGCCAGTACCTGACCACCGTGGTCGATGCTGGCGTGACCTACCTGGCCGACGCCCCCCGGCAGCTTGAACTGCTGCTGGCGTTGCCCGGTGAACGCCGTTGCCTGCTTGAACTCCAGCTTCTGGACCCTCCGGCAACCACCGCGCCCTACGAGACGGTCGATGCCGTTTGCAGGTGA
- a CDS encoding phospholipase D family protein, translating to MRCTLAPSFALLIALLLNGCASLDTARHPSQALPAMNSAFGRSIQAQAAPYQGRSGFRLLSNSTEAFMARAELIRHAQTSLDLQYYIVHDGISTRMLVDELLKAADRGVRVRILLDDTTSDGLDQIIATLAAHPQIQIRLFNPLHLGRSTGVTRNMGRLLNLSLQHRRMHNKLWLADNSVAIVGGRNLGDEYFDAEPNLNFTDIDMLSVGPVAEQLGHSFDQYWNSALSKPIGEFLSSTPTPKDLQNTRTRLEESLAETRKQNHALYKQLMTYTTHPRMDIWRRELIWAWNQALWDAPSKVLAKDEPDPQLLLTTQLAPELNGVSKELIMISAYFVPGQPGLVYLTGRANAGVSVSLLTNSLEATDVPAVHGGYAPYRKALLEHGVQLFELRRQPGAGGGSGPRLFRRGPYQGSDSSLHSKAMIFDQQKSFIGSFNFDPRSVLWNTEVGVLVESPELAAHVRDLALQGMAPALSYQAKLENGNVVWVTEDNGKLHTLTQEPGSWWRRFNAWFSTTVGLERML from the coding sequence TTGAGATGCACACTGGCCCCTTCCTTCGCACTGCTGATTGCCCTGCTGCTCAACGGCTGTGCGAGCCTGGACACCGCTCGACACCCCAGCCAGGCATTGCCGGCAATGAACTCGGCGTTCGGCCGTTCGATCCAGGCCCAGGCTGCGCCGTATCAGGGCCGCTCAGGTTTTCGCCTGTTGTCCAACAGCACCGAGGCCTTCATGGCCCGCGCCGAACTGATCCGTCACGCCCAAACCAGCCTCGATTTGCAGTACTACATCGTCCACGACGGTATCAGCACCCGCATGCTGGTGGACGAACTGCTCAAAGCTGCCGATCGCGGCGTGCGGGTGCGGATCCTGCTCGATGACACCACCAGCGACGGCCTCGACCAGATCATCGCCACCCTGGCGGCGCATCCACAGATTCAGATTCGCCTGTTCAACCCGCTGCACCTGGGCCGCAGCACCGGTGTGACACGAAACATGGGGCGGCTGCTCAACCTGTCACTGCAACACCGACGCATGCACAACAAGTTATGGCTGGCGGACAACAGCGTGGCCATCGTGGGCGGACGTAATCTGGGAGACGAGTATTTCGACGCCGAACCCAATCTGAATTTCACCGACATCGACATGCTCAGCGTGGGGCCGGTGGCCGAGCAGTTGGGGCATAGTTTTGACCAGTATTGGAACAGCGCCCTGAGCAAGCCAATCGGCGAATTCCTTTCCAGCACACCCACCCCCAAGGACCTGCAAAACACCCGTACCCGGCTTGAGGAGTCGTTGGCAGAGACCCGCAAACAGAACCACGCGCTGTACAAACAACTGATGACCTACACCACCCATCCGCGCATGGACATCTGGCGGCGGGAGTTGATCTGGGCGTGGAACCAAGCCCTGTGGGACGCGCCCAGCAAAGTCCTGGCCAAGGATGAACCCGACCCGCAGTTGCTGCTGACCACGCAGTTGGCGCCTGAGCTGAACGGGGTGAGTAAAGAGCTGATCATGATTTCGGCCTACTTCGTGCCGGGTCAACCGGGACTGGTGTACCTCACGGGCCGCGCCAACGCCGGGGTGTCGGTGAGCCTGCTGACCAACTCTCTGGAAGCCACCGACGTCCCGGCGGTGCATGGCGGTTACGCGCCGTATCGCAAAGCGTTACTGGAACATGGCGTGCAATTGTTCGAGCTGCGGCGTCAGCCCGGTGCCGGGGGCGGCAGTGGTCCGCGCTTGTTCCGCCGGGGGCCCTATCAGGGCTCGGACTCAAGCCTGCACAGCAAAGCGATGATTTTCGACCAGCAGAAATCGTTCATTGGCTCGTTCAACTTCGACCCACGGTCAGTGCTATGGAACACCGAAGTCGGGGTGCTGGTAGAAAGCCCCGAGCTCGCGGCGCACGTGCGCGACCTGGCGCTGCAAGGCATGGCGCCGGCCCTGAGTTATCAGGCGAAGCTGGAGAACGGAAACGTTGTCTGGGTGACCGAAGATAACGGCAAACTGCACACCCTGACCCAGGAGCCGGGGAGCTGGTGGCGACGCTTCAATGCGTGGTTCAGCACCACCGTTGGCCTGGAGCGGATGCTTTAA
- a CDS encoding MFS transporter, translated as MRWATYFAVLASVLSVGLALGVSMPLVSFRLESWGYGSFAIGVMAAMPAIGVLLGAKVSGHLAARFGTANLMRLCLWAGALSIGLLALLPSYPVWLVLRLMIGVILTIVFILGESWINQLVVEQWRGRLVALYGASYALSQLCGPLLLGVLGTEGDYGFWVGVGLLLAAPLLLLGRSGAPTSDACSVTFSDLLAFCRGLPAIAWAVSLFAAFEAMILTLLPVYCLRQGFTADIALAMVSTVVVGDALLQLPIGALADRLPRRTLFAGCAVVLLLSSLAIPLLIDTLLIWPLWVLFGASAGGLFTLSLILIGERYRDDALVRANAHVAQLWGIGCLVGPLAAGAGSQWISGHALPLLMAAGALGLVILLSRQGAFGAQAAPA; from the coding sequence ATGCGTTGGGCGACGTATTTTGCCGTTTTGGCCTCTGTCTTGAGCGTCGGCCTGGCGCTGGGCGTCAGCATGCCGCTGGTGTCTTTTCGTCTGGAAAGCTGGGGGTATGGCTCGTTTGCAATCGGCGTGATGGCGGCCATGCCGGCCATTGGCGTGTTGTTGGGGGCCAAAGTCTCTGGTCACCTAGCCGCACGCTTCGGTACGGCCAACCTGATGCGTCTGTGCTTGTGGGCCGGCGCACTGTCGATTGGATTGCTCGCGCTGTTGCCGAGCTACCCGGTCTGGCTGGTGCTGCGGCTGATGATCGGCGTGATCCTGACGATCGTTTTTATTCTCGGGGAAAGCTGGATCAACCAACTGGTGGTCGAGCAGTGGCGTGGGCGGCTGGTGGCGTTGTATGGCGCCAGCTATGCGTTGAGTCAGCTGTGCGGGCCATTGCTGCTGGGTGTGCTGGGCACTGAGGGCGATTACGGTTTCTGGGTCGGCGTCGGTCTACTGCTGGCCGCGCCCTTGCTGTTGTTGGGGCGTAGTGGCGCACCGACCAGTGATGCCTGCAGCGTGACCTTCAGCGACTTGCTGGCGTTTTGCCGAGGCCTGCCGGCGATTGCCTGGGCGGTGTCACTGTTCGCCGCGTTCGAGGCGATGATTCTGACGTTGCTGCCGGTTTATTGCCTGCGCCAGGGGTTCACCGCAGACATTGCACTGGCCATGGTCAGCACCGTGGTGGTTGGTGATGCCTTGCTGCAATTACCGATTGGCGCACTGGCGGATCGACTGCCGCGGCGGACTTTGTTTGCGGGCTGCGCGGTGGTTTTGTTGTTGTCGAGTTTGGCGATTCCGCTGCTGATCGATACGTTGCTGATCTGGCCGTTGTGGGTGTTGTTTGGCGCCAGTGCCGGTGGTTTATTCACCTTGTCGTTGATTCTGATCGGCGAGCGTTACCGTGATGACGCACTGGTGCGGGCCAATGCCCATGTCGCGCAGTTGTGGGGGATCGGTTGTTTGGTCGGGCCTTTGGCGGCGGGTGCCGGGAGTCAATGGATCAGCGGGCATGCGTTGCCGTTGCTGATGGCTGCGGGGGCGTTGGGACTGGTGATTCTGTTGTCACGACAAGGGGCATTTGGCGCTCAAGCCGCGCCTGCCTGA
- a CDS encoding DUF1120 domain-containing protein has protein sequence MNKIMLIMAMSTALVPFTAQAASVDLTVTGTIIPTSCIPAFANGSTVDLGKISSASLSATTQNNLPQRDITLQIACNADAAIAFAVTDNRGATKVTGLTFNGQVSNTLYYGLGSTQGVGIGGFGLLTGKPLADGKEQIFLVRSPANPVWRIPTSGLVTNAPISYSWGPSAVAGPIAASLHTFPMSVAAVIRPTSELPPISGEVKLDGSVTFDVIYL, from the coding sequence ATGAACAAAATTATGCTGATCATGGCGATGTCGACGGCCCTGGTGCCTTTCACGGCGCAGGCCGCCAGTGTTGATCTGACCGTTACCGGTACGATTATTCCGACGTCTTGTATCCCGGCGTTTGCCAACGGCAGCACGGTTGACCTCGGCAAAATTTCTTCCGCCAGTCTGAGCGCGACTACTCAAAACAATCTGCCGCAACGAGATATCACCTTGCAGATCGCTTGTAATGCAGACGCCGCAATAGCCTTTGCGGTGACCGATAACCGTGGCGCCACCAAGGTGACGGGGCTGACTTTTAACGGCCAGGTCAGTAATACCCTCTATTACGGCTTGGGCAGCACTCAGGGCGTGGGCATCGGAGGTTTTGGCCTGCTGACCGGCAAGCCGCTGGCTGATGGCAAAGAACAGATTTTCCTGGTGCGCTCGCCAGCCAATCCGGTATGGCGGATTCCGACCTCCGGGCTGGTGACCAACGCACCGATCTCCTATTCCTGGGGACCCAGTGCTGTAGCCGGTCCTATCGCAGCCAGTTTGCACACGTTCCCTATGAGCGTGGCGGCCGTTATCCGTCCAACATCCGAACTGCCGCCAATAAGTGGTGAGGTCAAGCTGGATGGGTCGGTTACGTTCGACGTGATCTACCTCTGA
- the rpmG gene encoding 50S ribosomal protein L33, whose translation MRELIRLISSAGTGHFYTTDKNKRTTPDKIEIKKYDPVVRKHVIYKEGKIK comes from the coding sequence ATGCGTGAATTGATTCGTTTGATTTCGAGCGCCGGTACTGGTCACTTCTACACTACCGACAAAAACAAGCGTACTACTCCGGACAAAATCGAGATCAAGAAATATGATCCGGTTGTTCGTAAGCACGTGATCTACAAAGAAGGCAAAATCAAGTAA